The Tepidisphaeraceae bacterium genome contains a region encoding:
- a CDS encoding ThuA domain-containing protein: MAIRVTVWHEHRHEKINTAVAAVYPQGMHEAIANYLRRSGDLEVRTALLDAADNGLPEDVLNNTDVLTWWGHGAHHEVSDLTVERVYRRVHDGMGLIVLHSGHHSKIFRKLMGTGCDLKWRVGNDREVLWVTRPGHPITEGIEECIILEQEEMYGEFFDVPEPLETVFISNFSGGEVFRSGLTYQRGQGSIFYFRPGHETYPTYHNPQVMRVIENAIRWAVPRDPARPVKFGHHPQDWMEKKKSEGRV, encoded by the coding sequence ATGGCCATCCGCGTCACCGTCTGGCACGAACACCGTCACGAAAAAATTAACACCGCCGTCGCCGCCGTCTACCCGCAGGGCATGCACGAGGCGATCGCCAACTACCTGCGTCGATCAGGCGACCTGGAGGTGCGAACCGCCCTGCTGGATGCAGCCGACAACGGGTTGCCCGAGGACGTGTTGAACAACACCGACGTGCTGACCTGGTGGGGCCACGGCGCCCACCACGAGGTGTCGGACCTGACCGTCGAGCGCGTCTACCGGCGCGTGCATGACGGCATGGGCCTGATCGTGCTGCACTCGGGACACCACTCGAAGATCTTCCGCAAACTGATGGGCACCGGCTGCGACCTGAAGTGGCGCGTCGGCAACGACCGTGAGGTGCTGTGGGTGACGCGCCCGGGCCACCCGATCACCGAGGGGATCGAGGAGTGCATCATCCTGGAACAGGAAGAGATGTACGGCGAGTTCTTCGACGTGCCCGAGCCGCTGGAGACCGTCTTCATCAGCAATTTCTCCGGCGGCGAGGTCTTCCGCAGTGGCCTGACCTACCAGCGCGGCCAGGGCAGCATCTTCTACTTCCGCCCGGGTCACGAGACCTACCCCACGTACCACAACCCGCAGGTGATGCGCGTGATCGAGAACGCGATCCGCTGGGCCGTCCCGCGCGACCCCGCCCGACCGGTAAAGTTCGGCCATCACCCGCAGGACTGGATGGAAAAGAAGAAGAGCGAAGGCCGCGTTTAG
- a CDS encoding LysM peptidoglycan-binding domain-containing protein yields the protein MLKSMFALLAAVMIGSLIGCENGKAKTAEVNPSVLDVKPVRHAAKPAVASGVAADPAPSDAIVYAKPVSATPTYATAASITPTTLTPATPAAKPAAGNQYQVKSGDTLYAIARNTYGDGKHWTRIASANPGLSPTSLKAGQTITLP from the coding sequence ATGTTGAAGTCGATGTTCGCCTTGCTCGCGGCCGTGATGATCGGGAGTTTAATCGGCTGCGAAAACGGCAAGGCGAAGACCGCCGAGGTGAACCCGAGTGTGCTGGACGTGAAGCCCGTCCGCCACGCCGCCAAGCCCGCGGTCGCCAGCGGCGTTGCCGCCGACCCGGCGCCGAGCGACGCGATCGTCTACGCCAAGCCCGTTAGCGCCACCCCGACCTACGCCACCGCCGCTTCCATCACGCCGACGACCCTTACCCCCGCAACGCCCGCCGCCAAGCCGGCCGCCGGCAACCAGTACCAGGTGAAGAGCGGCGACACCCTCTACGCCATCGCCCGCAACACCTACGGCGACGGCAAGCACTGGACCCGCATCGCCAGCGCCAATCCGGGACTATCTCCCACTTCGCTGAAGGCCGGCCAGACGATCACGCTGCCCTAG
- the serA gene encoding phosphoglycerate dehydrogenase, translated as MKILVADKLAEEGLDYLKTCGIAYDVKVGLKEPELAAAVGEYDALIVRSGAKVTAKVLENPGNLKAIARAGVGVDNIDLDAATAKGVLVLNTAAASTLSTAEHALALMMSLARKIPQAHAHVRGGGWKRNDYQGTQLAGKTLGIVGLGRIGQTVATRALAFEMNVIGFDPFFSAPTALDGKVQIVRDFDEFLRQIDIITFHVPGGDATRHLLNRERLFNVARKNLLVVNDARGEVVDEIALAEALKEKRIAGAAIDVFQTEPPMKEHPLFALENAVLTPHLGASTDEAQTAVSVEACKAIVAYLNSGEIRGAVNAGGIKLDLPPDEAGFAKLASRIGTLLAGLCDSGYKTITLRASGPRAQKLMTTLLRLATVELLKPHLTNGGVNIINVEHLAKSRGIELVTIAEAAPPSGLVGDIVGVRAECPGGDSHRILGTVYQDGLPRVLRIDGYSMDMIPEGQMVLIINKDEPGVIGVVGTSFGEAGVNIADMVISRDFAKDGTATALMVLKTDSEAPASLVNRLRARPNIVKVKTLSLPPRG; from the coding sequence ATGAAGATTCTCGTTGCTGACAAGCTGGCTGAAGAGGGATTGGACTACCTGAAGACCTGCGGCATCGCCTACGACGTGAAGGTGGGCCTGAAGGAGCCGGAACTGGCCGCGGCCGTCGGCGAGTACGACGCGCTGATCGTCCGCAGCGGCGCTAAGGTGACCGCCAAGGTGCTGGAGAACCCCGGCAACCTGAAGGCCATCGCGCGGGCGGGCGTGGGCGTCGACAACATCGATTTGGACGCCGCCACCGCCAAGGGTGTGCTCGTGCTGAACACGGCGGCCGCTTCTACCCTGTCTACCGCGGAACATGCGCTGGCGCTGATGATGTCCCTGGCCCGCAAGATCCCGCAGGCCCATGCCCACGTGCGGGGTGGCGGGTGGAAGCGCAACGATTACCAGGGCACACAATTGGCCGGCAAGACGCTCGGCATCGTCGGCTTGGGCCGTATCGGGCAGACGGTCGCCACGCGAGCGCTGGCGTTTGAGATGAACGTGATCGGGTTCGACCCGTTCTTCAGCGCCCCGACCGCGCTCGACGGTAAGGTGCAGATCGTCCGCGACTTCGACGAGTTCCTTCGCCAGATCGACATCATCACCTTCCACGTGCCCGGCGGCGACGCGACGCGCCACCTGCTCAACCGCGAACGCCTGTTCAACGTGGCCCGCAAGAACCTGCTGGTGGTGAACGACGCGCGCGGTGAAGTGGTCGACGAGATCGCGCTGGCCGAGGCCTTGAAGGAAAAGCGGATCGCCGGTGCCGCGATCGACGTCTTCCAGACCGAGCCACCGATGAAGGAGCACCCGCTGTTCGCGCTGGAGAATGCCGTGCTCACGCCGCACCTGGGCGCCAGCACCGACGAGGCGCAGACGGCGGTGTCGGTGGAAGCGTGCAAGGCGATCGTCGCTTACCTGAACAGTGGTGAGATCCGCGGGGCCGTGAACGCGGGTGGCATCAAGCTTGATTTGCCACCGGACGAGGCGGGCTTTGCCAAGCTGGCCAGCCGGATCGGAACGTTGCTGGCCGGGTTGTGCGACAGTGGCTACAAGACGATCACGCTGCGCGCCAGCGGGCCGCGGGCGCAGAAGCTGATGACGACGCTGCTGCGCCTGGCGACGGTGGAGCTGCTCAAGCCGCACCTCACCAACGGCGGTGTGAACATTATCAACGTCGAACATCTCGCCAAGAGCCGCGGCATCGAGCTGGTGACGATCGCCGAGGCGGCGCCCCCGAGCGGACTGGTCGGTGACATCGTCGGCGTGCGGGCGGAATGCCCGGGTGGCGACAGCCATCGAATATTGGGAACCGTATATCAAGATGGCCTGCCGCGTGTCTTACGCATCGACGGCTATTCAATGGACATGATCCCCGAGGGCCAGATGGTGCTGATCATCAACAAGGACGAGCCGGGCGTGATCGGCGTCGTCGGGACCAGCTTTGGCGAGGCCGGCGTGAACATCGCTGACATGGTCATCAGCCGCGACTTCGCCAAGGACGGCACCGCGACCGCCCTAATGGTCCTGAAGACCGACAGCGAGGCCCCCGCGTCGTTGGTCAACCGCCTGCGCGCCCGGCCGAACATTGTGAAGGTGAAGACGCTCTCACTGCCACCGCGGGGCTGA
- a CDS encoding FAD-dependent oxidoreductase — translation MPRIDNLPLSIDVPLEAPSSASSASSSKPVQKRIIVIGAGFAGLSSAHELKSMGYDVVVVEARDRLGGRVVSYRELLPGKTAEGGGEYIGLNQPHWWAYKTHFGLDYVEVVTDDADTPIVLNGQRLTKPEADAIWAEMDTAFQPLIDDAKGVNIEEPWLSANARELDLRSTADWLDNLPVSPTTKQAIAAEFEGNNAVPMDRQSYLGNLTQIAAGGGVRYFTDTEVFRLRGGNQQLAECLADAIGRENVLLGLAAKSITQTELGVSVVLSNGKTLIGDDVVLTVPPSIWRKIRFTPSLPRALAPQMGNNVKYLAAVKNRFWEQVNLSPEGMTDGDVSSTWESTDGSPGDEGISLTAYSGGPAAESARAAYATEKDAAYGPALDAMYPGFSKSLVRSTFVDWLGDTWTKGGYTFPAPGQICRIGPTLYNGLGRLHFAGEHTCYKFVGFMEGALESGVRVAKRLARRDGVK, via the coding sequence TTGCCCCGAATCGACAACCTGCCCCTTTCGATCGACGTGCCGCTCGAGGCGCCGTCGTCTGCTTCGTCTGCATCGTCGTCGAAACCGGTTCAGAAGCGCATCATTGTGATTGGCGCCGGCTTCGCCGGTCTATCCAGCGCGCATGAGCTGAAGTCGATGGGCTACGACGTAGTCGTGGTCGAGGCGCGCGATCGCCTTGGCGGGCGGGTCGTCTCCTATCGCGAGCTGCTGCCCGGCAAGACCGCCGAGGGGGGCGGCGAGTACATCGGGCTGAATCAACCGCACTGGTGGGCGTACAAGACGCACTTTGGGCTGGACTACGTTGAAGTGGTCACCGACGATGCCGATACGCCCATCGTGCTGAACGGCCAGCGCCTGACGAAGCCCGAGGCCGACGCGATCTGGGCCGAGATGGACACGGCGTTCCAACCGCTGATCGATGACGCCAAAGGCGTGAACATCGAAGAGCCTTGGCTGTCGGCGAACGCGCGCGAGCTGGATCTGCGATCGACCGCCGACTGGCTGGACAACCTGCCGGTGAGCCCCACGACAAAGCAGGCGATCGCCGCCGAGTTTGAGGGGAACAACGCGGTGCCGATGGACCGGCAGAGCTACCTGGGCAACCTCACGCAAATCGCGGCCGGTGGGGGAGTGCGCTACTTCACCGATACCGAAGTCTTCCGCCTGCGCGGTGGCAACCAGCAGTTGGCTGAGTGCCTTGCCGACGCCATCGGTCGCGAGAACGTCCTGCTGGGCCTGGCCGCCAAGAGCATCACGCAGACGGAACTGGGCGTTAGCGTGGTGCTGAGCAACGGCAAGACGCTGATCGGCGACGACGTGGTGCTTACCGTGCCGCCGAGCATTTGGCGGAAGATCCGCTTCACACCTTCCCTACCGCGGGCGCTGGCCCCGCAAATGGGCAACAACGTGAAGTACCTGGCAGCGGTGAAGAACCGGTTCTGGGAACAGGTGAACCTGTCGCCCGAAGGCATGACCGACGGCGACGTCAGCAGCACGTGGGAATCGACCGACGGCTCGCCGGGCGATGAAGGCATCTCTTTGACCGCCTACAGCGGTGGTCCCGCCGCCGAGAGCGCCCGCGCCGCCTACGCGACCGAGAAAGATGCCGCCTATGGCCCGGCGTTGGACGCGATGTATCCCGGCTTCTCCAAGAGCCTGGTCCGCTCGACCTTCGTCGACTGGCTTGGCGACACTTGGACGAAGGGCGGCTACACGTTCCCCGCGCCCGGCCAGATCTGCCGGATCGGTCCGACCCTCTACAACGGCCTGGGACGCCTGCACTTCGCTGGCGAACACACGTGCTACAAGTTCGTCGGCTTCATGGAAGGCGCCCTGGAGAGCGGCGTCCGCGTCGCCAAACGGTTGGCCCGGCGCGATGGCGTGAAGTGA